Proteins encoded within one genomic window of Candidatus Berkiella cookevillensis:
- the serA gene encoding phosphoglycerate dehydrogenase, translated as MNNKIFIFDFDSTFIQVESVSILAEITLADHPNKANIMKEIDALTEQTMAGLYSFSEALQQRLHLFSLHRTHIQKAIEILKTKITPSIQKNIAFFKQYANQIYIVSGGFYEIILPIVKSFGIQADHVFANHFYYNYEGKVVGLDTENPLAQDQGKIKLLKKLNFVPEHTTIIGDGYNDYEVKEAGLAGTFYAFTENISREAVIKNADAIIHNLDGLFLLSDIAYQPQDRNKKVLLLENIHESVRLFFQNKGYEVISEKHALPENELIKALSDIHILGIRSKTKVTATVLEHAPQLEALGAFCIGTNQIDLPKCQQQGIAVFNAPYSNTRSVVELTLAEMILLMRRGVALNRKLNQGIWDKSAEGAHEVRGKTLGIIGYGNIGSQLSILAEAIGMHVIFYDIEEKLPLGNARALSSMDKVLSRADVVSMHVDGRKENRHLIGKREFESMKHGAIFLNLSRDSVIDEQALLEALQSGHVKGAGIDVFPNEPHQSGSTFHSKLLDHDNVFLTPHIGGSTMEAQKHIGDYVSKNLHSYTSHGTSSGSVNFPQIDLPAIESDHRIIHIHKNTPGVLAKINGLLASFQNNIEGQFLKTNEDIGYVITDINHQVKDELIEELKKIPNTIKVRKLS; from the coding sequence ATGAATAATAAAATTTTTATTTTTGATTTTGATTCCACTTTTATTCAAGTAGAAAGTGTCAGCATTCTAGCAGAAATCACTTTGGCAGATCATCCCAACAAAGCGAATATAATGAAAGAGATCGACGCCTTAACCGAACAAACCATGGCTGGGTTATATTCTTTTTCAGAGGCTTTGCAACAACGCTTGCATTTATTTTCATTGCATCGCACACATATTCAAAAAGCAATTGAAATCCTCAAAACTAAAATAACCCCCTCTATTCAAAAAAACATTGCTTTCTTCAAACAATACGCCAACCAAATTTATATTGTTTCTGGTGGTTTTTATGAAATTATTCTTCCCATTGTTAAGTCTTTTGGGATACAAGCAGATCATGTTTTTGCAAATCATTTTTATTATAACTATGAAGGTAAGGTTGTAGGCCTAGATACAGAAAACCCACTTGCTCAAGATCAAGGAAAAATAAAGTTACTGAAAAAATTAAATTTTGTACCTGAACACACCACGATTATTGGCGATGGCTACAATGATTATGAAGTTAAAGAGGCAGGCTTAGCGGGTACCTTCTACGCCTTTACAGAAAATATTAGCCGTGAAGCCGTTATTAAAAATGCAGATGCCATCATTCATAACTTAGATGGTTTATTTTTACTTTCCGATATCGCTTATCAACCTCAAGATAGAAACAAAAAAGTATTACTGCTTGAAAATATTCATGAAAGCGTACGCTTATTTTTCCAAAACAAAGGCTATGAAGTCATCAGTGAAAAACATGCATTACCAGAAAATGAGCTTATCAAAGCATTAAGCGATATTCATATTCTTGGCATTCGCTCTAAAACAAAAGTCACTGCCACTGTGCTTGAGCATGCCCCCCAATTAGAAGCCTTAGGTGCCTTTTGTATTGGCACCAATCAAATAGATCTCCCCAAATGCCAACAACAAGGTATTGCCGTGTTTAACGCACCTTATAGTAATACCCGCAGTGTTGTTGAACTCACCTTGGCTGAGATGATACTCCTGATGCGAAGAGGTGTTGCGTTGAATCGAAAACTGAACCAAGGTATTTGGGATAAATCTGCTGAAGGCGCTCATGAAGTACGTGGCAAAACACTCGGCATCATTGGCTACGGCAACATTGGTTCACAACTTTCTATCTTGGCAGAAGCCATTGGCATGCACGTTATTTTTTATGATATCGAAGAAAAATTACCTTTAGGCAACGCGCGCGCATTATCCAGTATGGACAAAGTTTTGTCACGCGCAGATGTTGTCTCTATGCATGTAGATGGTCGTAAGGAGAATCGGCACCTTATTGGAAAAAGAGAATTTGAAAGCATGAAACACGGTGCTATCTTTTTAAACTTGAGTCGTGATTCTGTCATCGATGAACAAGCACTCTTAGAGGCACTTCAATCAGGTCATGTGAAAGGTGCTGGCATTGATGTATTTCCCAATGAGCCACATCAATCTGGTAGCACTTTTCATTCTAAGCTTTTAGACCATGATAATGTCTTTCTTACCCCTCATATCGGTGGCAGCACGATGGAAGCACAAAAACATATTGGTGATTATGTTTCTAAGAATTTACATTCATATACCTCGCATGGTACTTCCAGCGGCAGTGTAAACTTTCCTCAAATTGATTTACCCGCTATTGAAAGCGATCATCGTATTATTCACATACATAAGAATACACCAGGCGTGTTAGCAAAGATCAATGGCTTGTTGGCAAGTTTCCAAAACAACATTGAAGGTCAGTTCTTAAAAACCAATGAAGACATTGGTTATGTAATCACTGACATTAACCACCAAGTTAAAGATGAGCTGATAGAAGAACTGAAAAAAATTCCTAATACGATTAAAGTAAGGAAATTGAGCTGA
- the argS gene encoding arginine--tRNA ligase, translating into MNLKRYLKAQFTKAFLDAFPQLATENFEAEITQSTQSSFGHYQCNSAMKLSKVLRLPPQKIAQAALDAAKIILGDELATLEVAGPGFMNISFSTAMLESCCNKMLQTPDLATDKTASHQKVVIDFSSPNIAKEMHVGHLRSTIIGESIARVLSFLGYDVLRLNHVGDWGTAFGMLIAYIKQYEPSVISDPDSAELPRLVQFYKTAKAKFDEDANFKKQSQLEVVALQGGEKEALKIWTLICQISRKSYQEIYDILDIDLNERGESFYNPYLKSTIEELEQKGIVEISDGAKCLFLDGYTNREGEALPFMLQKSDGGFNYATTDMAAIKHRIFEEKGDWLIYVTDIGQATHFAMLFKAAEKAGWLNPQKTRVDHVPFGLVLGPDGKKFKTRSGDTERLIDLIHTAVEKAQAILEAREEEQGRGLDTEQITEIANALGVNAIKYADLSSNRIHDYQFSYDRMLQFEGNTAAFLMYAYVRIHGIKRQLQEKGIVAQTVPVSLQHESEIALALHLAQFNESLDSIADDLLPHRLCEYLYLLAEKYNAFFRDCRVIGSEAQDQRLQLCELSERVLKQGMQLLGLKTVERM; encoded by the coding sequence ATGAATTTAAAACGATATTTAAAAGCACAGTTTACAAAAGCCTTTCTCGATGCTTTTCCACAGTTAGCAACAGAAAACTTTGAAGCAGAAATTACGCAAAGCACGCAAAGTAGTTTTGGACATTATCAATGTAATAGCGCGATGAAGCTTTCTAAAGTATTGCGTTTACCGCCACAAAAAATTGCGCAGGCAGCACTTGATGCTGCGAAAATAATTCTAGGTGATGAGCTGGCTACCCTAGAGGTAGCTGGACCTGGTTTTATGAATATTAGCTTTTCTACTGCTATGCTTGAATCTTGCTGTAACAAAATGTTACAAACGCCAGATCTGGCAACTGACAAAACAGCTTCGCATCAAAAAGTAGTGATTGATTTTTCTTCTCCTAATATTGCAAAGGAAATGCACGTGGGGCATTTAAGATCTACCATTATTGGTGAAAGTATTGCGCGTGTTTTAAGTTTCCTCGGTTACGATGTATTGAGATTGAATCATGTGGGAGATTGGGGAACTGCTTTTGGCATGTTGATTGCCTATATTAAACAATATGAGCCTTCTGTTATCAGTGATCCTGATTCTGCTGAATTACCACGTTTAGTGCAATTTTACAAAACTGCAAAAGCGAAATTTGATGAAGATGCAAATTTCAAAAAGCAATCTCAATTAGAAGTGGTTGCTTTGCAAGGTGGTGAGAAAGAAGCCTTAAAAATTTGGACTTTGATTTGTCAGATTTCACGTAAAAGCTATCAAGAAATTTACGATATTTTAGATATTGATTTAAATGAACGTGGTGAGTCTTTTTACAATCCCTATTTAAAAAGCACAATTGAAGAGTTAGAACAAAAAGGCATTGTGGAAATTTCTGATGGTGCAAAATGCTTATTTCTGGACGGATATACAAACAGAGAAGGTGAAGCTTTACCATTCATGCTACAAAAATCAGATGGTGGCTTTAACTATGCAACGACTGATATGGCTGCAATTAAGCATCGCATCTTTGAAGAGAAGGGCGATTGGCTCATTTATGTAACGGATATTGGCCAGGCCACACACTTTGCAATGCTCTTTAAAGCCGCTGAAAAAGCAGGTTGGTTAAACCCACAAAAAACACGCGTTGATCATGTTCCCTTTGGTTTAGTTTTAGGGCCAGATGGTAAAAAATTTAAAACACGCTCGGGTGATACAGAACGTCTTATTGATTTAATTCATACTGCTGTTGAGAAAGCTCAGGCTATTTTGGAAGCAAGGGAAGAAGAGCAGGGCAGAGGATTAGATACTGAGCAAATCACTGAAATTGCTAATGCTTTGGGTGTGAATGCTATTAAATATGCTGATTTATCCTCTAATCGAATTCACGACTATCAATTTAGTTATGACCGAATGCTTCAATTTGAAGGTAATACAGCAGCCTTTTTAATGTATGCTTATGTGCGGATCCATGGAATTAAACGACAATTGCAAGAAAAGGGAATTGTGGCGCAAACGGTTCCTGTGTCGCTTCAGCATGAGAGTGAGATTGCATTGGCATTGCATTTGGCACAGTTTAATGAAAGTTTAGATTCTATTGCCGATGATCTGTTACCACATCGTTTATGTGAATATTTATATTTGTTAGCTGAAAAATATAATGCTTTTTTCAGAGATTGCCGTGTGATTGGCAGTGAAGCGCAAGATCAGCGTTTACAGCTATGTGAACTGTCTGAACGTGTACTCAAACAAGGTATGCAGCTCTTAGGTTTAAAAACCGTTGAGCGTATGTAG
- a CDS encoding M15 family metallopeptidase: MPDSFVTLGDETPFIIDLKYTSDDNLMGRPLAGYTPDIQACLTLPALQGLLKLHEYIQDADVKKAFNIREPRVLILDSYRPQRASEDFWQWAHSSCDKNKSDYYPNIDKADFFKLGYIVRRSSHSRGSTVDCNIVDVSGSQIKAVDMGTCFDFMDVLSHPANTQVSTQAYQNRQLLQRLMRECGFVGIEQEWWHFSLIDEPFPDTYFDFPFPKR, from the coding sequence ATGCCGGATTCCTTTGTGACACTCGGAGACGAGACGCCTTTTATTATCGATCTTAAATACACCTCGGATGATAATCTAATGGGGCGCCCCTTGGCAGGATATACACCTGATATTCAAGCTTGCCTTACTTTACCTGCTTTACAGGGATTATTAAAATTACATGAATATATTCAAGATGCAGATGTAAAAAAAGCATTTAATATCCGTGAACCTAGAGTATTGATTCTTGATAGTTATCGCCCTCAACGTGCAAGTGAAGATTTTTGGCAATGGGCGCATTCAAGCTGTGATAAGAATAAATCAGATTATTACCCGAATATAGATAAAGCTGATTTTTTTAAGTTAGGCTATATTGTGCGACGTTCTAGCCATAGCAGGGGTAGTACGGTTGATTGCAATATTGTGGATGTGTCTGGTTCTCAAATCAAAGCCGTTGATATGGGTACTTGCTTTGATTTTATGGATGTCTTATCTCATCCTGCTAATACACAGGTGAGTACTCAAGCTTATCAAAATCGACAATTACTTCAGCGGCTCATGCGTGAATGTGGATTCGTAGGAATTGAGCAAGAATGGTGGCACTTTAGCTTAATAGATGAACCTTTTCCTGATACTTATTTTGATTTTCCTTTTCCAAAGAGATAA